One window of the Cardiocondyla obscurior isolate alpha-2009 linkage group LG05, Cobs3.1, whole genome shotgun sequence genome contains the following:
- the LOC139102411 gene encoding vitellogenin-2 gives MLATILPFFLVANITVNDPHRQSEWATYGPEYTYNVLVNMSLANIVREDDNFCVMMATELKCRPKGEDSLSCRFQNSQIKRPDPSYNRCSNAKDFVPTKYKFVGDEPFEIRFNPKGIENLVVPRSIPRWRLDMIKVIVSQLNVGFEVRERRDKFTIMENSTVGHCEVDVKIIRQSFTENDDDSTEKSESFEIGFMPPGEELGHTSIVERFQVEKVRHPKRCPRRTIYFFGDYEDYSHGDKQVYMDMITSMSHITISKDEFVSYTISEGIMKTANKSRTMRPYQKISLKLKGIDLARSSLPEILNPASTSLFAFSNLQTILQKK, from the exons ATGCTGGCGACGATTCTGCCGTTTTTTTTAg TCGCAAATATTACTGTCAATGATCCTCATCGGCAGTCTGAATGGGCGACGTACGGTCCGGAGTACACGTACAATGTTCTCGTGAACATGTCTCTGGCCAATATCGTACGGGAGGATGACAATTTTTGTGTGATGATGGCCACCGAGCTAAAGTGCCGACCGAAAGGAGAGGACAGTCTCAGCTGCCGTTTTCAGAATTCTCAGATCAAACGTCCCGATCCAAGCTACAACAGATGCTCGAACGCGAAGGACTTCGTGCCCACCAAATACAAGTTCGTCGGCGACGAGCCCTTCGAGATAAGATTCAATCCGAAAGGCATCGAGAATTTGGTGGTGCCCAGATCAATTCCGAGATGGAGACTTGATATGATTAAGGTCATAGTCAGTCAGCTTAACGTCGGCTTTGAGGTGCGAGAACGTCGCGATAAATTCACTATTATGGAGAACTCGACGGTGGGTCATTGCGAAGTCGACGTTAAGATCATCCGTCAAAGTTTTACGGAAAATGACGACGATTCTACCGAGAAGAGCGAGAGTTTCGAGATCGGATTCATGCCACCGGGCGAAGAACTTGGGCACACTTCGATCGTGGAAAGATTCCAAGTGGAGAAAGTCCGACACCCGAAAAGATGCCCGCGAAGAACGATATACTTTTTTGGAGATTACGAGGATTATAGTCACGGTGACAAGCAGGTTTACATGGATAtg attactTCAATGAGCCATATCACAATCTCGAAAGATGAATTTGTGTCCTACACAATATCGGAAGGCATAATGAAAACTGCAAATAAATCACGGACTATGCGACCTTATCAAAAGATAAGCCTAAAATTAAAGGGAATAGATCTTGCTCGATCTTCACTGCCAGAGATCCTAAATCCAGCATCGACGAGTCTATTTGCTTTTTCAAATCTACAAActattctacaaaaaaaataa
- the LOC139102413 gene encoding collagen alpha chain codes for MLKYAILVAVFCTVQSQRPWHAGTGGRLPQVLPQYIDERIAAEQAAQATPGNQGTQGMPINQGTQGMPINQGAQEIPVRQGGSAQGIPVQGFQPQGFPTQGFPMQGSPCVPTYQGSQGTPTYQGSQGMPTYQGSQGTLTYQGSQGMPTYQGSQGMPTYQGSQGNPTTGSAVLGNRIDSGDSSFTVGTASTQSTINPADLPVDAHGDIDLINRIKTWPRDKQPFWYINWQAIQAHRGDANNTAQPSQTQPNTRSFFAG; via the exons ATG ctgAAATACGCTATACTTGTCGCTGTTTTCTGCACGGTGCAGTCGCAACGACCGTGGCATGCTGGTACCGGTGGCCGTTTGCCTCAAGTTCTACCTCAATATATTGATGAGCGAATAGCAGCGGAACAAGCGGCTCAAGCAACTCCAGGAAATCAAGGGACTCAAGGAATGCCGATAAATCAAGGGACTCAAGGAATGCCGATAAATCAAGGGGCTCAAGAAATTCCAGTGCGTCAAGGAGGTTCAGCCCAAGGAATTCCAGTGCAAGGATTTCAACCGCAAGGATTTCCAACGCAAGGATTTCCAATGCAAGGATCACCTTGCGTCCCAACGTACCAAGGGTCTCAGGGAACGCCGACGTACCAAGGGTCTCAGGGAATGCCGACGTATCAAGGGTCTCAGGGAACGCTGACGTACCAAGGATCTCAGGGAATGCCGACGTATCAAGGATCTCAGGGAATGCCAACGTACCAAGGATCTCAAGGAAATCCAACTACCGGTAGCGCGGTGCTCGGAAACCGAATCGACAGCGGAGATAGCAGTTTTACAGTTGGAACTGCATCGACTCAGAGCACTATAAACCCAGCCGATCTCCCGGTTGACGCTCACGGCGACATCGATCTGATAAATAGAATCAAGACCTGGCCAAGGGATAAGCAGCCCTTCTGGTACATCAACTGGCAAGCGATTCAGGCCCATCGTGGCGACGCAAATAATACCGCCCAACCATCCCAGACTCAACCGAACACGAGATCGTTCTTCGCAGGCTAA
- the LOC139102406 gene encoding ataxin-7-like protein 1 isoform X1: protein MSGSDSPTFFHGQPWSSWIERIGRDKPLSDEETEVQPSSSVTRLSSDDIDLYGFCPERDVFYGVVCEICDAIVKPQALIQHMECRHPSGMANFPPPATPIAKPSIKTPFCKVSKLKRSSQAQTPSVSSVIPLVGGAKLNHTTVKRTADQTSLSAGGSLPISSSPRSPLESITVQNASPNVASSSNLVGTSTSSGGSPNKSPGPSNSSSSNQPRRKRIKTDRSLLKDREYDPDRHCGVWNEETGKPCTRSLTCKAHTVSLRRTVVGRSKTFDKLLAEHRAAKEQPSSGGNRQTTKVTVSGTVTVSSAVTAAAAAAAVVSNLNNPLAPNTPVSIADSETPSSPPVLSLPDTYPLPKAVDLLYRCLAPHGSTKPTKLEEDFVNSEDLRNIEPTLVVNSTITGSSSSNSSSGSSQQQSNSMMAPLSVMLPLSPLPSTNNEEPPGVATLIPSTTTTPTMPVVSAPLPTTCVQPPTVVATVIERETPMDIDTETMYSPIYTTKDSKSQLMMQIQSRPNSHSSQSPVSVRSYQQMQASMPSLNLFEPMEQLEQQHASQINGKRLNHATSTSRPQKRLKLQHEQLSCQSSQDFPTSASIQVEATTTSSPYPHFSDISWSNCHPEPLAVSRWLRISSSRKQYNFNIH, encoded by the exons ATGTCGGGAAGTGACAGCCCAACATTCTTTCACGGCCAGCCCTGGTCCAGCTGGATCGAAAGAATCGGACGAGACAAGCCGCTGA GTGATGAAGAGACAGAAGTTCAACCCTCAAGTTCAGTCACACGCCTTTCTTCAGATg ATATTGATTTATATGGATTTTGTCCGGAGAGAGATGTTTTTTATGGAGTTGTATGTGAAATATGCGATGCCATAGTGAAACCACAAGCTCTCATTCAACATATGG AGTGTCGTCATCCTTCCGGCATGGCAAATTTCCCGCCTCCCGCGACTCCAATCGCAAAACCGTCCATAAAAACTCCTTTCTGCAAGGTTTCCAAGTTAAAAAGAAGCAGCCAAGCACAAACTCCTTCAGTTTCTTCAGTAATTCCTCTTGTCGGCGGCGCGAAGCTGAACCACACGACCGTTAAGCGTACTGCGGATCAGACGAGCTTGTCTGCAGGTGGTTCGCTGCCGATCTCCTCGTCACCCCGATCGCCTCTCGAGTCGATCACGGTTCAAAATGCCTCTCCTAACGTGGCCAGTTCTTCGAATCTTGTCGGCACGTCGACGAGCAGCGGAGGCAGTCCAAACAAAAGTCCTGGGCCCAGTAACAGCAGTAGCAGCAACCAGCCTCGTCGGAAGAGAATCAAGACGGATCGTTCTTTGCTCAAGGACCGCGAATACGATCCTGACCGACACTGCGGCGTATGGAACGAGGAGACCGGCAAGCCCTGCACCAGGTCGCTTACATGCAAAGCGCACACTGTCTCGCTGCGCCGAACGGTCGTCGGTCGCAGCAAGACCTTCGACAAGCTCCTCGCGGAACATCGTGCTGCGAAGGAGCAACCAAGTAGCGGCGGTAACCGGCAGACGACGAAAGTGACGGTTTCTGGTACCGTCACCGTGTCTTCGGCCGTTACCGccgccgctgcagctgctgctgTCGTATCCAACCTGAATAATCCTCTTGCTCCTAACACCCCAGTATCCATTGCCGACTCGGAAACACCGAGCTCACCGCCCGTATTATCGCTACCGGACACGTACCCACTGCCAAAG GCTGTTGATTTGCTTTATCGGTGTCTGGCCCCGCATGGCTCCACTAAACCT accAAACTTGAGGAAGACTTCGTCAATTCAGAGGACCTGCGGAATATAGAGCCCACGCTAGTGGTCAATTCTACAATTACTGGCAGTAGTAGTAGCAACAGTAGCAGTGGCTCATCGCAACAACAGTCAAATTCGATGATGGCACCATTATCCGTGATGTTACCATTGTCTCCATTACCAAGCACCAACAATGAAGAGCCACCAGGAGTAGCTACTTTGATACCAAGTACTACTACGACTCCTACAATGCCAGTTGTATCGGCACCACTGCCAACCACTTGCGTACAACCACCCACGGTGGTTGCAACGGTCATCGAAAGAGAGACTCCAATGGACATTGATACCGAGACCATGTACTCGCCTATTTATACCACCAAAGATTCCAAATCTCAGTTAATGATGCAAATACAGTCACGGCCAAATAGTCATTCGTCACAATCGCCTGTCTCAGTCAGGAGTTATCAACAGATGCAAGCTTCTATGCCGAGTCTGAATCTTTTTGAACCGATGGAGCAGCTAGAACAGCAGCATGCCAGTCAAATCAATGGTAAAAGACTGAATCATGCGACCTCGACATCGCGACCGCAGAAAAGGCTTAAATTGCAGCACGAGCAACTGTCGTGTCAATCGTCACAGGATTTTCCGACGTCTGCGTCGATCCAGGTCGAAGCGACGACCACATCGTCACCGTATCCTCACTTTAGCGATATCTCATGGTCAAATTGTCACCCGGAACCATTAGCGGTGAGCCGATGGCTCCGCATCTCATCCAGCCGTAAACAATACAACTTTAATATTCACTGA
- the LOC139102408 gene encoding transcription termination factor, mitochondrial-like, with amino-acid sequence MIMAKHLVLQITNLLVKSPSRQMQTLRPALSFYINSINYILQNRTFCKDVNIVDHTCKISNYDDYLVNYMPVRRILNNTLMEILGLTKTEIKKIIDDYPYLKKRSRAEILNNYYNLIEAGIQKDTIKNNIWLLAYENNKLDDKLNCIKVLNMDNNQLIPWLCLTQEELANYVLYTLQDKDSYPYNRMEYLSHKLECSVQQLCQVTVLNLFLMKIPVSSLDKKLNILYEYNVNNKDILKDVWVLRYSENHIRHRCELYKNTGKLKIKTWAIRCPLKLISRAIQKNKMERSLMQHCENINEYLQNKLKVDEKTLHSALKKVPGILRVNIEKLDKLIDLLHQNGVPSNKILQHARIFYFNIETIQNRIKLVKEKGLSPNLAMLTQSERIFDQYIEANDVRQKLLQEHGSVKSYLIHKLHVDERLFEKTVAKYPSILRIKLTKLSNLIDMLQQNGITGDDMLNHPKVFHYSIETLRNRIETLKEAGIPLKINVIMRKNSSAV; translated from the exons ATGATTATGGCCAAACACTTGGTGCTACAGATAACTAATCTTTTAGTGAAATCACCATCTCGTCAGATGCAAACTCTCCGACCGGCTTtatcgttttatattaattcgatcaattatattttacaaaatagaaCATTTTGTAAGGATGTGAACATAGTGGATCATACTTGCAAGATATCAAACTATGATGATTATCTTGTCAACTACATGCCTGTCAGACGCATTCTGAACAACACCCTTATGGAAATACTTGGTTTGACAAAAacagaaattaagaaaattattgatgaCTATCCATATCTGAAGAAAAGGTCCAGAGctgaaattttaaacaattattacaatcTGATAGAAGCTGGAATACAAAAAGATACTATTAAAAACAATATCTGGTTATTAgcatatgaaaataataaacttgATGATAAACTTAATTGCATCAAGGTACTTAATATGGACAATAATCAGCTTATACCATGGTTATGTTTGACTCAAGAAGAATTAGCAAATTATGTGCTCTATACTTTACAAGATAAAGATTCTTATCCATATAACAGAATGGAATATCTTTCTCATAAATTAGAG TGCAGTGTGCAGCAACTATGTCAAGTAACagtattgaatttatttctaatgaAGATTCCAGTTTCATCTTTAGATAAGaaattgaatatattatatg aatataatgttaataataaagatatactAAAAGATGTATGGGTACTTCGATACAGTGAAAATCATATACGTCACAGATgcgaattatataaaaatacaggaaaattaaaaattaaaacatggGCTATACGATGTCCACTTAAACTTATATCAAG GGCTATCCAAAAGAATAAAATGGAGCGTAGCTTAATGCAACACTgtgaaaatattaacgaatatttacaaaataaattaaaagttgacGAAAAAACACTTCATTcggcattaaaaaaagtgCCGGGTATTTTAAGGGTGAATATAGAGAAATTGGATAAGTTAATCGACTTGTTACATCAGAATGGAGTTCCTagcaacaaaatattacaacatGCGCGaatcttctattttaatatagaaactatacaaaatcgaattaaacttgtaaaagaaaaaggtctTTCCCCAAATCTTGCTATGCTAACACAATCTGAACGTATTTTTGATCa gtaTATAGAAGCGAATGATGTACGGCAGAAACTGTTGCAAGAACATGGAAGTGTTAAAAGTTATCTAATCCACAAATTACACGTAGACGAACGACTCTTTGAAAAAACAGTTGCCAAATATCCATCTAtcttacgaataaaattaacgaagttAAGTAATTTAATCGATATGCTACAACAAAATGGTATAACAGGTGACGACATGCTAAATCATCCAAAAGTTTTTCATTACAGTATCGAAACACTGCGTAATCGTATTGAAACACTAAAGGAAGCTGGTATACCGCTGAAAATCAATGTAATAATGCGTAAAAATAGTAGTgctgtataa
- the LOC139102406 gene encoding ataxin-7-like protein 1 isoform X2 — translation MSGSDSPTFFHGQPWSSWIERIGRDKPLSDEETEVQPSSSVTRLSSDDIDLYGFCPERDVFYGVVCEICDAIVKPQALIQHMECRHPSGMANFPPPATPIAKPSIKTPFCKVSKLKRSSQAQTPSVSSVIPLVGGAKLNHTTVKRTADQTSLSAGGSLPISSSPRSPLESITVQNASPNVASSSNLVGTSTSSGGSPNKSPGPSNSSSSNQPRRKRIKTDRSLLKDREYDPDRHCGVWNEETGKPCTRSLTCKAHTVSLRRTVVGRSKTFDKLLAEHRAAKEQPSSGGNRQTTKVTVSGTVTVSSAVTAAAAAAAVVSNLNNPLAPNTPVSIADSETPSSPPVLSLPDTYPLPKTKLEEDFVNSEDLRNIEPTLVVNSTITGSSSSNSSSGSSQQQSNSMMAPLSVMLPLSPLPSTNNEEPPGVATLIPSTTTTPTMPVVSAPLPTTCVQPPTVVATVIERETPMDIDTETMYSPIYTTKDSKSQLMMQIQSRPNSHSSQSPVSVRSYQQMQASMPSLNLFEPMEQLEQQHASQINGKRLNHATSTSRPQKRLKLQHEQLSCQSSQDFPTSASIQVEATTTSSPYPHFSDISWSNCHPEPLAVSRWLRISSSRKQYNFNIH, via the exons ATGTCGGGAAGTGACAGCCCAACATTCTTTCACGGCCAGCCCTGGTCCAGCTGGATCGAAAGAATCGGACGAGACAAGCCGCTGA GTGATGAAGAGACAGAAGTTCAACCCTCAAGTTCAGTCACACGCCTTTCTTCAGATg ATATTGATTTATATGGATTTTGTCCGGAGAGAGATGTTTTTTATGGAGTTGTATGTGAAATATGCGATGCCATAGTGAAACCACAAGCTCTCATTCAACATATGG AGTGTCGTCATCCTTCCGGCATGGCAAATTTCCCGCCTCCCGCGACTCCAATCGCAAAACCGTCCATAAAAACTCCTTTCTGCAAGGTTTCCAAGTTAAAAAGAAGCAGCCAAGCACAAACTCCTTCAGTTTCTTCAGTAATTCCTCTTGTCGGCGGCGCGAAGCTGAACCACACGACCGTTAAGCGTACTGCGGATCAGACGAGCTTGTCTGCAGGTGGTTCGCTGCCGATCTCCTCGTCACCCCGATCGCCTCTCGAGTCGATCACGGTTCAAAATGCCTCTCCTAACGTGGCCAGTTCTTCGAATCTTGTCGGCACGTCGACGAGCAGCGGAGGCAGTCCAAACAAAAGTCCTGGGCCCAGTAACAGCAGTAGCAGCAACCAGCCTCGTCGGAAGAGAATCAAGACGGATCGTTCTTTGCTCAAGGACCGCGAATACGATCCTGACCGACACTGCGGCGTATGGAACGAGGAGACCGGCAAGCCCTGCACCAGGTCGCTTACATGCAAAGCGCACACTGTCTCGCTGCGCCGAACGGTCGTCGGTCGCAGCAAGACCTTCGACAAGCTCCTCGCGGAACATCGTGCTGCGAAGGAGCAACCAAGTAGCGGCGGTAACCGGCAGACGACGAAAGTGACGGTTTCTGGTACCGTCACCGTGTCTTCGGCCGTTACCGccgccgctgcagctgctgctgTCGTATCCAACCTGAATAATCCTCTTGCTCCTAACACCCCAGTATCCATTGCCGACTCGGAAACACCGAGCTCACCGCCCGTATTATCGCTACCGGACACGTACCCACTGCCAAAG accAAACTTGAGGAAGACTTCGTCAATTCAGAGGACCTGCGGAATATAGAGCCCACGCTAGTGGTCAATTCTACAATTACTGGCAGTAGTAGTAGCAACAGTAGCAGTGGCTCATCGCAACAACAGTCAAATTCGATGATGGCACCATTATCCGTGATGTTACCATTGTCTCCATTACCAAGCACCAACAATGAAGAGCCACCAGGAGTAGCTACTTTGATACCAAGTACTACTACGACTCCTACAATGCCAGTTGTATCGGCACCACTGCCAACCACTTGCGTACAACCACCCACGGTGGTTGCAACGGTCATCGAAAGAGAGACTCCAATGGACATTGATACCGAGACCATGTACTCGCCTATTTATACCACCAAAGATTCCAAATCTCAGTTAATGATGCAAATACAGTCACGGCCAAATAGTCATTCGTCACAATCGCCTGTCTCAGTCAGGAGTTATCAACAGATGCAAGCTTCTATGCCGAGTCTGAATCTTTTTGAACCGATGGAGCAGCTAGAACAGCAGCATGCCAGTCAAATCAATGGTAAAAGACTGAATCATGCGACCTCGACATCGCGACCGCAGAAAAGGCTTAAATTGCAGCACGAGCAACTGTCGTGTCAATCGTCACAGGATTTTCCGACGTCTGCGTCGATCCAGGTCGAAGCGACGACCACATCGTCACCGTATCCTCACTTTAGCGATATCTCATGGTCAAATTGTCACCCGGAACCATTAGCGGTGAGCCGATGGCTCCGCATCTCATCCAGCCGTAAACAATACAACTTTAATATTCACTGA
- the Dlc90f gene encoding dynein light chain Tctex-type yields the protein MEDAQEELQFVVDDVSNIIKEAIEVSIGGNTYQHNKVNQWTSNVVEACLGNLTKLQKAYKYIVTCTIMQKNGAGLHTASSCYWDNATDGSCTVRWENKTMYCIVSVFGLAL from the exons ATGGAGGACGCGCAAGAAGAG TTGCAATTTGTGGTGGATGATGTAAGCAACATTATCAAAGAAGCGATTGAGGTGTCAATAGGTGGTAATACATATCAACATAATAAAGTTAATCAATGGACATCAAATGTGGTAGAAGCTTGCTTGGGCAATCTTACAAAATTACAGAAGGCTTACAAATATATTg TGACTTGTACAATCATGCAGAAAAACGGTGCTGGACTTCATACTGCAAGTTCGTGTTATTGGGATAATGCTACTGATGGCAGTTGCACAGTACGCTGGGAAAATAAAACCATGTATTGCATTGTATCTGTTTTCGGATTggctttataa
- the LOC139102412 gene encoding uncharacterized protein: MYVVVIPFFLAAHLTVDQPWKHGPEYTFQVQVNCTAIPEESIYGSVRLNLVSKLICQPKTNALSCHFEDSKANSFVVDSSDPSESVVPAGPINRQPAYEINEDQFEIKFNARGLDGLMVNENIQPRELDMIRMIVGQLSVGAVLDGTRNDYTFDTTENFTQGECYTTFKIDKKLVGRPSYAKPSYALDPIFGLKDGKIAQIRKIRNLHMCTHKVPYFFGSAESFRDGSDIISEISLSDSQIIVTSTEIISSTSNVITTSKVTEAVITTLYENVRVRLESIQPAKSEPPAVKEAEPASIFIGRWLIDSSSEEDN, translated from the exons ATGTACGTGGTGGTGATACCGTTCTTTTTAG CCGCGCATCTCACCGTGGACCAGCCGTGGAAACATGGGCCGGAATACACGTTTCAGGTCCAGGTGAATTGCACGGCGATCCCGGAGGAGAGTATCTACGGCAGCGTGCGACTGAATTTGGTGTCGAAGCTGATCTGCCAGCCGAAGACAAACGCATTGAGCTGCCACTTCGAGGACTCTAAGGCAAACAGTTTCGTCGTCGACAGTTCGGACCCGTCCGAATCGGTGGTGCCAGCCGGCCCGATAAACCGGCAGCCAGCCTACGAGATCAACGAAGATCAGTTTGAGATTAAATTCAACGCACGGGGCCTGGACGGTTTGATGGTGAACGAGAACATTCAGCCGCGCGAGCTGGACATGATCCGCATGATCGTCGGCCAGCTGAGCGTAGGCGCCGTCCTCGACGGCACCAGGAACGATTACACCTTCGACACGACGGAGAACTTCACTCAGGGCGAGTGCTACACGACCTTCAAGATTGACAAGAAGCTCGTCGGGCGTCCGTCGTACGCGAAGCCCAGCTACGCGCTCGACCCGATCTTCGGTCTGAAAGACGGCAAGATAGCGCAGATACGTAAGATCCGGAATCTTCACATGTGCACGCATAAGGTGCCGTACTTCTTCGGCAGCGCCGAGAGCTTTAGGGATGGAAGCGACATTATCTCCGAAATT AGCCTATCGGATAGTCAAATCATCGTAACGTCGACGGAAATTATATCCAGCACGTCGAACGTGATAACGACGAGTAAAGTAACTGAGGCAGTGATAACAACCCTTTACGAGAATGTACGGGTTAGACTCGAATCAATTCAACCTGCGAAGAGCGAACCGCCAGCTGTGAAAGAAGCTGAACCCGCCAGCATCTTCATAGGTAGGTGGCTAATCGACAGTTCATCTGAGGAAGATAACTAA